One window from the genome of Aricia agestis chromosome 22, ilAriAges1.1, whole genome shotgun sequence encodes:
- the LOC121738100 gene encoding uncharacterized protein LOC121738100, whose translation MMWSRYGCVYNIVTVILYSYGVNSQNYYHTLEPTRDGYDYITNTAKPEPFTLYGNPIPQKNGNYENIQIPSVFYKYPVTYKATQEVPAKVVTSSRFDENKDANVQVINIPTNNKNKNNDLKPKVEAYLITNDSKNDDDKHIILDPEENIESDNNDASQTKKEETNHKNRDEENIEIDNKIVAPAWNETIVDKIDFDDNNNGITKLKDTLGILSNKSYGEVKLIGEPFIKIMNVNIGQDNLLKNARDEVSRPLLEDLDTKEKKDQVKRIIITLPDSDTTTVIISSKKDNETSENTKEEHQNKRNTHLRHSSHGQKYRNMGPNLTTNNYKQLQTNRYQYI comes from the exons ATGATGTGGAGCAGGTACGGATGTGTCTATAATATAGTGacagtaatattatacagttatGGG GTAAACTCACAAAACTATTACCACACCCTGGAACCAACAAGAGATGGATATGATTATATAACTAATACAGCAAAACCAGAACCGTTTACATTATACGGAAACCCAATACCACAAAAGAATGGAAATTACGAAAATATACAAATTCCAAGTGTATTTTACAAGTATCCTGTTACTTACAAAGCAACTCAAGAAGTTCCAGCAAAAGTTGTGACTTCGTCACGTTTTGATGAGAATAAAGACGCAAACGTACAAGTAATTAATATAccaacaaacaataaaaataaaaataatgatttaaaaCCCAAAGTTGAAGCATATCTAATTACTAATGATTCAAAGAATGACGatgataaacatattatattagacCCTGAAGAGAATATAGAGTCAGATAACAACGATGCATCTCAAACTAAAAAAGAAGAGACTAATCATAAAAATAGAGACGaagaaaatattgaaatagACAACAAAATTGTCGCACCAGCTTGGAATGAAACTATAGTTGACAAAATAGATTTTGATGATAATAACAACGGAATTACTAAACTAAAGGATACTTTAGGCATCCTATCAAATAAATCTTATGGAGAAGTTAAACTTATAGGAGAgccatttataaaaattatgaatGTAAATATTGGACAAGATAATTTACTAAAAAATGCACGTGATGAAGTCAGTAGACCGTTGCTTGAAGATCTTgacacaaaagaaaaaaaagatcaaGTGAAgagaattattataactttaccAGACTCAG ATACCACAACAGTCATCATAAGTTCAAAAAAAGATAATGAAACGTCCGAAAACACAAAAGAAGAACATCAAAATAAACGAAATACCCACCTTCGACATAGCTCACATGGACAGAAATATCGGAATATGGGACCTAACCTAACTACAAACAACTACAAACAACTACAAACCAATAGGTACCAATACATATAA
- the LOC121738102 gene encoding uncharacterized protein LOC121738102, giving the protein MLCLLFVLVLAVADGHNEKSIQNEGALQSGLMPQELNSEFVADREGPWKALMPRVRRDVSESATTMDRVRSYSRIAACVVLAVTAAIEIIMYLVELYNSN; this is encoded by the exons atgttatgtttattatttgtCTTAGTTTTAGCGGTGGCCGACGGACATAATGAA AAGTCAATACAGAATGAAGGAGCTCTACAATCCGGGCTGATGCCGCAAGAACTAAATTCTGAGTTTGTAGCAGATCGG gaaGGACCATGGAAGGCTCTAATGCCGCGTGTAAGAAGAGACGTGTCCGAGTCTGCGACCACCATGGACAGAGTGCGGTCCTATAGCAGGATCGCGGCTTGCGTGGTCCTGGCAGTGACCGCAGCTATAGAGATTATCATGTACTTGGTTGAGCTTTACAATAGTAActag